From the genome of Biomphalaria glabrata chromosome 1, xgBioGlab47.1, whole genome shotgun sequence, one region includes:
- the LOC106070972 gene encoding WD repeat-containing protein 6-like isoform X2: MSKSNVIELENYTGPVTALLIVKDCIVSGCGNEISVYDLSTFHLQSRRQILHGATVHGIRKGPAHTDGSLLCVFGGKQACVVFLKKENEDVSLSAISAIIHVDDWIWDIQWLTGEKDETSNLVIALAHNSVVKYQWKTGEIIERRECTEKCILYTACFIGQRWSNLILAAGTVFNQIVLWSAACELEQKSLNPKTVDPILTLSGHKGVIFSIRYHSQFQRICSVSDDRSIRMWQLKFPSGSTMEPTIEDWESVHSTLMLSVFGHSARVWDVALLSACFISIAEDAVCLVWDYHGNILKKFKGHKGRSIWSLAVSADEQFVLTGGGDASIRQWKIDQLQEKETTQAIIEIGEHCNENAEDFPRSVQLLNFDTILIMMNSGRLYYYKVCDQHFHLIAHDTKFRSYSILTPCPNETTVAIGTISGTLNIIHFLDEDEIIASKEDLYKGKVLDVVWLDHHHIVISGPDGICILLKVEVSQDKDSNSHITMTVQKRLFLPAAKHRWISAACFVPTQADVERETLVCGDKDGSVLLYYLNNKSNADIVEPDQMFVKVHGKAGTTFIGHRDGYIYSAGRDGFYRQWQIQDGSLVQLHGCKVVKGFEWIEKLEWNQDDLLVYGFLSSQFVVWSVNYNQLVMAVVCGGGHRSWGCSHEDGVMRFVYLKAGSIYMVDRGHLSKQTILQPALHGREVCDVKILHTIENELCGLAHIVCSASEDNTINIIMFSKKSGYICWSPLTTIKGHLSSVRAITVSSKIHQTQLPHQCDNSHGNKDQKDDIHFLIFSGGGRAEIRAWKLKLVRASKPKSDQFVEIESNSYMDMRKKGQQETFQEYSSKNGKMFPSVPDPFTCSYEHLSTHFLGESRHKQQYSSWKTRRLCLDPETRIMSLAASPLLDLINCSQEILLAAEGFSNYHVLSAAGSDGNFRVFLFDERCTKFKLLLKSAYHHGCVLKVVHYIHKISGLNISFAFSASTNGQIVVWSLGDLLDHMTSQLFSRSPVSSNVGITTQSEPENSESSAEEDEDGDYTDFLIGSTDHVTKEERSPCCVFSANQSDSRLLVASGGDDNAVCVHLLELDNGSLKLVAKGIKPDAHAAQITAIWLVSSNLLISASIDQRINVWSIQCTEDNLIEFQMLASKYINIANVTNMDVQVHRDSVYVYIGGEGICLYKIQLDPIKSTCQKNDLLSATT, encoded by the exons ATGTCAAAAAGCAATGTGATTGAGCTGGAAAATTATACAGGACCTGTAACAGCTTTATTAATAGTTAAAGATTGTATTGTCAGtg gttgtGGCAATGAGATTTCAGTGTATGATTTGAGTACCTTTCATTTACAGTCAAGGAGACAAATATTACATGGGGCAACTGTCCATGGAATACGAAAAG GACCAGCACATACAGATGGTAGTCTCTTGTGTGTTTTTGGGGGCAAGCAagcctgtgttgtttttttgaaaaaagAGAATGAGGACGTCTCTTTGAGTGCCATCTCTGCCATCATACATGTAGATGACTGGATATGGGACATCCAGTGGTTAACTGGGGAAAAG GATGAGACAAGCAACCTAGTGATTGCTCTAGCCCATAATAGTGTGGTCAAGTACCAATGGAAAACTGGTGAAATTATTGAACGCAGAGAATGTACAGAGAAATGCATTCT ataTACTGCATGTTTTATTGGGCAGCGGTGGTCCAATCTGATTCTGGCTGCTGGAACAGTTTTTAATCAAATAGTTCTTTGGTCAGCTGCATGTGAATTAGAACAAAAGTCTCTGAATCCTAAAACTGTGGATCCAATTCTGACATTATCTGGGCATAAG GGTGTTATTTTTTCAATACGTTATCATTCTCAATTTCAAAGAATCTGTTCTGTGTCAGATGATCGCAGCATACGCATGTGGCAGCTAAAATTTCCTTCAGGTTCTACTATGGAGCCCACTATAGAAGATTGGGAGTCAGTTCATAGCACATTAATGCTTTCAGTATTTGGTCATTCAGCCAGAGTTTGGGATGTAGCATTGTTGTCTGCCTGTTTCATTAGCATTGCGGAA GATGCTGTTTGTTTAGTTTGGGATTACCACGGTAACATACTCAAGAAATTCAAAGGTCACAAG GGCAGAAGCATATGGAGCCTTGCAGTGAGTGCAGATGAACAATTTGTG CTGACAGGTGGTGGTGATGCCAGTATAAGACAGTGGAAGATTGATCAGTTACAGGAGAAGGAAACAACACAAGCCATTATTGAGATTGGTGAACACTGTAATGAG AATGCTGAAGACTTCCCAAGAAGTGTCCAGTTGCTAAATTTTGACACTATTCTTATTATGATGAATTCTGG GCGGCTGTATTACTACAAAGTCTGTGACCAACATTTTCATCTTATTGCACATGACACCAAGTTCAGATCTTACAGTATATTGACACCATGTCCAAATGAAACAACTGTTGCTATTGGTACTATCTCAGGGACATTAAACATCATACATTTTTTAG ATGAAGATGAAATCATTGCTAGCAAGGAAGACTTGTATAAGGGTAAAGTTCTGGACGTAGTTTGGTTGGATCATCATCACATTGTTatatctggacctgatggtatttgT ATATTGCTGAAAGTAGAAGTTTCCCAAGATAAAGATAGTAATTCACATATCACAATGACAGTCCAGAAAAGATTGTTTTTACCAGCAGCTAAACATAGATGGATCTCAGCTGCTTGTTTTGTACCAACACAAGCAGATGTGGAGAGGGAAACTCTTGTTTGTGGAGATAAAGATGGATCAGTTCTGCTGTATTATCTGAATAACAAAAGTAATGCAGACATTGTAGAG cctgacCAAATGTTTGTCAAAGTCCACGGCAAAGCTGGTACAACTTTTATTGGCCATAGAGATGGTTATATTTACTCAGCTGGTAGAGATGGTTTTTATAGGCAATGGCAGATCCAAGATGGCAGTTTGGTTCAGCTCCATGGTTGTAAG GTTGTCAAAGGTTTTGAATGGATTGAAAAACTTGAATGGAATCAAGATGACCTTTTAGTCTATGGATTTTTGTCa TCACAGTTTGTAGTGTGGAGTGTCAACTACAATCAGTTGGTCATGGCAGTCGTATGTGGTGGGGGTCATAGGTCATGGGGCTGCTCTCATGAAGACGGTGTCATGAGATTTGTGTACCTGAAAGCAGGTAGCATCTACATGGTGGACAGAGGTCATCTATCCAAGCAAACAATACTACAG cctGCCTTACATGGGAGAGAAGTCTGTGATGTCAAGATTCTACATACTATAGAGAATGAGTTATGTGGACTGGCACATATAGTCTGTAGTGCTAGTGAAGACAATACCattaatattataatgtttTCAA AAAAAAGTGGTTACATTTGCTGGAGCCCTCTGACTACTATAAAAGGTCATTTGTCTAGCGTAAGGGCAATCACTGTCAGTAGTAAAATCCACCAAACTCAGCTTCCTCATCAGTGTGATAATTCTCATGGGAATAAAGATCAGAAAGATGACATTCATTTTCTCATATTCTCTGGTGGAGGTCGTGCAGAGATACGAGCATGGAAGCTTAAACTTGTTAGAGCTAGTAAGCCTAAAAGTGATCAGTTTGTAGAGATAGAATCTAATTCTTACATGGACATGAGAAAGAAGGGGCAACAAGAAACTTTCCAAGAATATTCCTCAAAGAATGGAAAAATGTTTCCATCCGTGCCTGATCCTTTTACCTGCTCCTATGAGCATCTATCCACTCATTTTCTTGGAGAGTCAAGACACAAGCAGCAGTATTCTTCTTGGAAGACTCGCCGGCTTTGTCTAGACCCAGAGACACGCATAATGTCTCTTGCTGCTTCACCTCTGTTGGATCTAATAAATTGTAGTCAGGAAATATTATTGGCCGCAGAAGGCTTCTCAAACTATCATGTTCTGTCAGCTGCTGGATCGGATGGAAATTTTAG agtATTTCTTTTTGATGAAAGATGCACCAAGTTTAAACTCCTGCTCAAGTCTGCTTATCACCACGGTTGTGTGCTGAAAGTAGTACATTATATTCACAAAATTAGTGgcttaaatatttcatttgccTTCTCTGCTTCTACAAATGGACAAATTGTAGTTTGGTCACTTGGAGATCTACTTGACCATATGACTTCCCAACTGTTCTCAAGAAGCCCTGTAAGCTCTAATGTTGGTATAACCACACAAAGCGAACCAGAAAACTCTGAGAGTTCTGCTGAGGAGGACGAAGATGGGGATTATACTGATTTCTTGATTGGCTCTACTGACCATGTCACAAAGGAAGAGAGGAGTCCATGCTGTGTTTTCTCAGCTAACCAATCAG attctagattactGGTAGCATCTGGGGGAGATGATAATGCTGTCTGTGTACATTTGCTTGAACTGGACAATGGCTCACTCAAGTTGGTAGCAAAAGGCATTAAACCTGATGCTCACGCAGCCCAAATAACAG cAATTTGGTTAGTTTCTTCCAATTTATTAATTTCTGCCTCCATTGATCAGAGAATAAATGTATGGAGCATACAATGTACAGAAGATAATCTTATTGAA TTTCAGATGCTGGCTAGTAAATATATCAATATTGCTAATGTGACCAACATGGATGTACAGGTTCACAG ggattctgtgtatgtgtatattGGAGGAGAAGGTATTTGTTTGTACaagattcaacttgatccaatcAAGTCCACATGTCAGAAGAATGATTTACTAAGTGCCACAACTTaa
- the LOC106070972 gene encoding WD repeat-containing protein 6-like isoform X1 — protein MSKSNVIELENYTGPVTALLIVKDCIVSGCGNEISVYDLSTFHLQSRRQILHGATVHGIRKGPAHTDGSLLCVFGGKQACVVFLKKENEDVSLSAISAIIHVDDWIWDIQWLTGEKDETSNLVIALAHNSVVKYQWKTGEIIERRECTEKCILYTACFIGQRWSNLILAAGTVFNQIVLWSAACELEQKSLNPKTVDPILTLSGHKGVIFSIRYHSQFQRICSVSDDRSIRMWQLKFPSGSTMEPTIEDWESVHSTLMLSVFGHSARVWDVALLSACFISIAEDAVCLVWDYHGNILKKFKGHKGRSIWSLAVSADEQFVLTGGGDASIRQWKIDQLQEKETTQAIIEIGEHCNENAEDFPRSVQLLNFDTILIMMNSGRLYYYKVCDQHFHLIAHDTKFRSYSILTPCPNETTVAIGTISGTLNIIHFLDEDEIIASKEDLYKGKVLDVVWLDHHHIVISGPDGICILLKVEVSQDKDSNSHITMTVQKRLFLPAAKHRWISAACFVPTQADVERETLVCGDKDGSVLLYYLNNKSNADIVEPDQMFVKVHGKAGTTFIGHRDGYIYSAGRDGFYRQWQIQDGSLVQLHGCKVVKGFEWIEKLEWNQDDLLVYGFLSSQFVVWSVNYNQLVMAVVCGGGHRSWGCSHEDGVMRFVYLKAGSIYMVDRGHLSKQTILQPALHGREVCDVKILHTIENELCGLAHIVCSASEDNTINIIMFSKKSGYICWSPLTTIKGHLSSVRAITVSSKIHQTQLPHQCDNSHGNKDQKDDIHFLIFSGGGRAEIRAWKLKLVRASKPKSDQFVEIESNSYMDMRKKGQQETFQEYSSKNGKMFPSVPDPFTCSYEHLSTHFLGESRHKQQYSSWKTRRLCLDPETRIMSLAASPLLDLINCSQEILLAAEGFSNYHVLSAAGSDGNFRVFLFDERCTKFKLLLKSAYHHGCVLKVVHYIHKISGLNISFAFSASTNGQIVVWSLGDLLDHMTSQLFSRSPVSSNVGITTQSEPENSESSAEEDEDGDYTDFLIGSTDHVTKEERSPCCVFSANQSGINSLHALQISDSRLLVASGGDDNAVCVHLLELDNGSLKLVAKGIKPDAHAAQITAIWLVSSNLLISASIDQRINVWSIQCTEDNLIEFQMLASKYINIANVTNMDVQVHRDSVYVYIGGEGICLYKIQLDPIKSTCQKNDLLSATT, from the exons ATGTCAAAAAGCAATGTGATTGAGCTGGAAAATTATACAGGACCTGTAACAGCTTTATTAATAGTTAAAGATTGTATTGTCAGtg gttgtGGCAATGAGATTTCAGTGTATGATTTGAGTACCTTTCATTTACAGTCAAGGAGACAAATATTACATGGGGCAACTGTCCATGGAATACGAAAAG GACCAGCACATACAGATGGTAGTCTCTTGTGTGTTTTTGGGGGCAAGCAagcctgtgttgtttttttgaaaaaagAGAATGAGGACGTCTCTTTGAGTGCCATCTCTGCCATCATACATGTAGATGACTGGATATGGGACATCCAGTGGTTAACTGGGGAAAAG GATGAGACAAGCAACCTAGTGATTGCTCTAGCCCATAATAGTGTGGTCAAGTACCAATGGAAAACTGGTGAAATTATTGAACGCAGAGAATGTACAGAGAAATGCATTCT ataTACTGCATGTTTTATTGGGCAGCGGTGGTCCAATCTGATTCTGGCTGCTGGAACAGTTTTTAATCAAATAGTTCTTTGGTCAGCTGCATGTGAATTAGAACAAAAGTCTCTGAATCCTAAAACTGTGGATCCAATTCTGACATTATCTGGGCATAAG GGTGTTATTTTTTCAATACGTTATCATTCTCAATTTCAAAGAATCTGTTCTGTGTCAGATGATCGCAGCATACGCATGTGGCAGCTAAAATTTCCTTCAGGTTCTACTATGGAGCCCACTATAGAAGATTGGGAGTCAGTTCATAGCACATTAATGCTTTCAGTATTTGGTCATTCAGCCAGAGTTTGGGATGTAGCATTGTTGTCTGCCTGTTTCATTAGCATTGCGGAA GATGCTGTTTGTTTAGTTTGGGATTACCACGGTAACATACTCAAGAAATTCAAAGGTCACAAG GGCAGAAGCATATGGAGCCTTGCAGTGAGTGCAGATGAACAATTTGTG CTGACAGGTGGTGGTGATGCCAGTATAAGACAGTGGAAGATTGATCAGTTACAGGAGAAGGAAACAACACAAGCCATTATTGAGATTGGTGAACACTGTAATGAG AATGCTGAAGACTTCCCAAGAAGTGTCCAGTTGCTAAATTTTGACACTATTCTTATTATGATGAATTCTGG GCGGCTGTATTACTACAAAGTCTGTGACCAACATTTTCATCTTATTGCACATGACACCAAGTTCAGATCTTACAGTATATTGACACCATGTCCAAATGAAACAACTGTTGCTATTGGTACTATCTCAGGGACATTAAACATCATACATTTTTTAG ATGAAGATGAAATCATTGCTAGCAAGGAAGACTTGTATAAGGGTAAAGTTCTGGACGTAGTTTGGTTGGATCATCATCACATTGTTatatctggacctgatggtatttgT ATATTGCTGAAAGTAGAAGTTTCCCAAGATAAAGATAGTAATTCACATATCACAATGACAGTCCAGAAAAGATTGTTTTTACCAGCAGCTAAACATAGATGGATCTCAGCTGCTTGTTTTGTACCAACACAAGCAGATGTGGAGAGGGAAACTCTTGTTTGTGGAGATAAAGATGGATCAGTTCTGCTGTATTATCTGAATAACAAAAGTAATGCAGACATTGTAGAG cctgacCAAATGTTTGTCAAAGTCCACGGCAAAGCTGGTACAACTTTTATTGGCCATAGAGATGGTTATATTTACTCAGCTGGTAGAGATGGTTTTTATAGGCAATGGCAGATCCAAGATGGCAGTTTGGTTCAGCTCCATGGTTGTAAG GTTGTCAAAGGTTTTGAATGGATTGAAAAACTTGAATGGAATCAAGATGACCTTTTAGTCTATGGATTTTTGTCa TCACAGTTTGTAGTGTGGAGTGTCAACTACAATCAGTTGGTCATGGCAGTCGTATGTGGTGGGGGTCATAGGTCATGGGGCTGCTCTCATGAAGACGGTGTCATGAGATTTGTGTACCTGAAAGCAGGTAGCATCTACATGGTGGACAGAGGTCATCTATCCAAGCAAACAATACTACAG cctGCCTTACATGGGAGAGAAGTCTGTGATGTCAAGATTCTACATACTATAGAGAATGAGTTATGTGGACTGGCACATATAGTCTGTAGTGCTAGTGAAGACAATACCattaatattataatgtttTCAA AAAAAAGTGGTTACATTTGCTGGAGCCCTCTGACTACTATAAAAGGTCATTTGTCTAGCGTAAGGGCAATCACTGTCAGTAGTAAAATCCACCAAACTCAGCTTCCTCATCAGTGTGATAATTCTCATGGGAATAAAGATCAGAAAGATGACATTCATTTTCTCATATTCTCTGGTGGAGGTCGTGCAGAGATACGAGCATGGAAGCTTAAACTTGTTAGAGCTAGTAAGCCTAAAAGTGATCAGTTTGTAGAGATAGAATCTAATTCTTACATGGACATGAGAAAGAAGGGGCAACAAGAAACTTTCCAAGAATATTCCTCAAAGAATGGAAAAATGTTTCCATCCGTGCCTGATCCTTTTACCTGCTCCTATGAGCATCTATCCACTCATTTTCTTGGAGAGTCAAGACACAAGCAGCAGTATTCTTCTTGGAAGACTCGCCGGCTTTGTCTAGACCCAGAGACACGCATAATGTCTCTTGCTGCTTCACCTCTGTTGGATCTAATAAATTGTAGTCAGGAAATATTATTGGCCGCAGAAGGCTTCTCAAACTATCATGTTCTGTCAGCTGCTGGATCGGATGGAAATTTTAG agtATTTCTTTTTGATGAAAGATGCACCAAGTTTAAACTCCTGCTCAAGTCTGCTTATCACCACGGTTGTGTGCTGAAAGTAGTACATTATATTCACAAAATTAGTGgcttaaatatttcatttgccTTCTCTGCTTCTACAAATGGACAAATTGTAGTTTGGTCACTTGGAGATCTACTTGACCATATGACTTCCCAACTGTTCTCAAGAAGCCCTGTAAGCTCTAATGTTGGTATAACCACACAAAGCGAACCAGAAAACTCTGAGAGTTCTGCTGAGGAGGACGAAGATGGGGATTATACTGATTTCTTGATTGGCTCTACTGACCATGTCACAAAGGAAGAGAGGAGTCCATGCTGTGTTTTCTCAGCTAACCAATCAGGCATCAACAGCTTACATGCTTTACAAATTTCTG attctagattactGGTAGCATCTGGGGGAGATGATAATGCTGTCTGTGTACATTTGCTTGAACTGGACAATGGCTCACTCAAGTTGGTAGCAAAAGGCATTAAACCTGATGCTCACGCAGCCCAAATAACAG cAATTTGGTTAGTTTCTTCCAATTTATTAATTTCTGCCTCCATTGATCAGAGAATAAATGTATGGAGCATACAATGTACAGAAGATAATCTTATTGAA TTTCAGATGCTGGCTAGTAAATATATCAATATTGCTAATGTGACCAACATGGATGTACAGGTTCACAG ggattctgtgtatgtgtatattGGAGGAGAAGGTATTTGTTTGTACaagattcaacttgatccaatcAAGTCCACATGTCAGAAGAATGATTTACTAAGTGCCACAACTTaa
- the LOC106070974 gene encoding eukaryotic translation initiation factor 3 subunit J-like, producing the protein MDEWEQEDFEPKVTPGAPVTDKWEGEDEEEDVKDNWEDEDDEKKPDEPKQEEHQKPATTAYQRPKKKPIGERLAEKSRAKQEEEKQEKELTPEEKLAEKIRLQKIQEEADLKLAKGLFGVDHVGIDSMYPETKEQFDQFEQALKTKITFFEGSKLYPAFIEKLINDITLTMAADDVKKIANSVTVLFHEKERQRKEQAKNQKKKKAKATIRMDKDDMGLADMGDGTYYDDDDDDFI; encoded by the exons ATGGACGAATGGG agcaAGAAGATTTTGAGCCTAAGGTAACGCCAGGCGCCCCTGTAACAGACAAATGGGAAGGagaagatgaagaagaagacGTTAAG GATAACTGGgaagatgaagatgatgaaaaaAAGCCAGATGAACCAAAGCAAGAAGAGCATCAAAAGCCTGCAACTACAG ctTATCAAAGGCCTAAAAAGAAACCTATTGGCGAGAGATTAGCAGAAAAATCAAGAGCTAagcaagaagaagaaaaacaa GAAAAAGAATTAACGCCAGAGGAAAAACTAGCTGAAAAAATTAGATTACAAAAAATTCAAGAAGAAGCAGATTTGAAATTAGCAAAAGGGTTGTTTG GTGTTGATCATGTTGGTATTGATAGCATGTACCCAGAAACAAAGGAACAGTTTGATCAGTTTGAACAAGCTTTGAAAACAAAGATTACATTTTTTGAG GGTAGTAAATTGTATCCAGCATTTATTGAGAAACTCATCAATGACATCACACTAACTA TGGCAGCTGATGATGTTAAAAAGATAGCCAATTCTGTGACAGTTCTGTTTCATGAAAAGGAACGACAAAGAAAA gagcaAGCAAAAAatcagaagaaaaagaaagcaaaaGCCACAATTAGAATGGATAAAGATGATATGGGCTTGGCAGACATGGGAGATGGGACATACTacgatgatgacgatgatgatttCATATAG